A portion of the Phaenicophaeus curvirostris isolate KB17595 chromosome 17, BPBGC_Pcur_1.0, whole genome shotgun sequence genome contains these proteins:
- the EMID1 gene encoding EMI domain-containing protein 1 isoform X2: protein MSRRPPAALGLCLSLCCLLPARAWGPARGNWCSYTVTRTVSCHVQNGTFLQRVFQGCRWPLACSGGSYRTVVRPLYRVTYKTLTALEWRCCPGHAGANCEEEPPTFLALRDTGHPSPAPRRPPLRPTAFSGCLNCSHIGELTARLATLEAQVARLAVAEPPGSSIRSTESRHLWGAPAARGSPGEDGRPGWRGPPGPSGDTRGRGPSGVPGLRGPVGPPGPPGPPGRDGERGDPGEKGSPGPPGPPGPPAPVGPVIARSAEPRDSILSNTVTEAAGGIVGPVGPPGPMGPIGPPGPPGPIGPPGPPGPEGEAGAPGAAGPPGDKGDRGEPGPRGERGAWGEGVHQLREALKILAERVLILETMIGLYESEPGSGSNPPGTAAPGPPRSKRVSRQTPYRMITPPRGPPPMQ from the exons ATgtcccgccgcccgcccgccgcgctCGGGCTGTGCCTGAgcctctgctgcctcctgcccgCCCGGGCCTGGGGCCCCGCCCGCGG CAACTGGTGCTCCTACACAGTGACACGGACGGTGTCATGCCATGTCCAGAATGGGACCTTCCTCCAGAGGGTCTTCCAGGGCTGCCGCTGGCCCCTGGCCTGCAGCGGAGGCAG CTACCGCACCGTGGTCCGGCCCCTCTACCGGGTGACCTACAAGACGCTCACGGCGCTGGAGTGGAGGTGCTGCCCCGGGCACGCTGGGGCCAACTGTGAGGAAG AGCCCCCCACCTTCCTCGCCCTGCGGGACACGGGgcaccccagccctgccccacgcCGGCCCCCACTGCGCCCTACGGCTTTCTCAG GGTGCCTGAACTGCAGCCACATCGGGGAGCTGACAGCCCGCCTCGCCACCCTGGAGGCACAG GTGGCCCGGCTGGCAGTGGCTGAACCCCCCGGCTCCTCTATCCGGAGCACGGAAAGCAGGCACCTCTGGGGTGCCCCCGCCGCCCGCGGCAGCCCCGGGGAGGACG GACGGCCTGGCTGGCGGGGCCCTCCTGGCCCTTCGGGGGACACAAGAGGACGGGGCCCATCGGGCGTCCCTGGGCTGCGGGGTCCAGTGGGGCCACCAG gccccccaggtccccctggCCGGGATGGAGAAAGGGGGGACCCTGGAGAGAAAGGCTCACCagggcccccaggaccccctggaCCCCCCGCCCCTGTGGGGCCAGTGATAGCCCGGAGCGCCGAGCCCA GGGACTCCATCCTCTCCAACACCGTCACCGAAGCAGCTGGGGGCATTGTGGGTCCCGTCGGTCCCCCAGGGCCCATGGGGCCAATAG gcccccccgggcccccaGGGCCCATCGGTCCTCCCGGCCCCCCAGGACCTGAG GGCGAAGCTGGGgcacctggagctgctggtcccCCCGGGGACAAGGGAGACAGG GGCGAGCCGGGCCCCAGGGGCGAGAGGGGCGCTTGG GGGGAGGGGGTGCACCAGCTCCGGGAGGCGCTCAAGATTTTAGCGGAGCGGGTTTTAATCTTGGAAACAATGATTGGGCTCTACG AATCGGAGCCTGGATCAGGCAGCAATCCCCCCGGCACAGCAGCCCCTGGACCCCCCCGCAGCAAGCGCGTCAGCCGCCAGACCCCCTACCGCATGATCACCCCCcctcggggacccccccccatgCAGTGA
- the EMID1 gene encoding EMI domain-containing protein 1 isoform X3, whose amino-acid sequence MSRRPPAALGLCLSLCCLLPARAWGPARGNWCSYTVTRTVSCHVQNGTFLQRVFQGCRWPLACSGGSSYRTVVRPLYRVTYKTLTALEWRCCPGHAGANCEEEPPTFLALRDTGHPSPAPRRPPLRPTAFSGCLNCSHIGELTARLATLEAQVARLAVAEPPGSSIRSTESRHLWGAPAARGSPGEDGRPGWRGPPGPSGDTRGRGPSGVPGLRGPVGPPGPPGPPGRDGERGDPGEKGSPGPPGPPGPPAPVGPVIARSAEPRDSILSNTVTEAAGGIVGPVGPPGPMGPIGPPGPPGPIGPPGPPGPEGEAGAPGAAGPPGDKGDRGEGVHQLREALKILAERVLILETMIGLYESEPGSGSNPPGTAAPGPPRSKRVSRQTPYRMITPPRGPPPMQ is encoded by the exons ATgtcccgccgcccgcccgccgcgctCGGGCTGTGCCTGAgcctctgctgcctcctgcccgCCCGGGCCTGGGGCCCCGCCCGCGG CAACTGGTGCTCCTACACAGTGACACGGACGGTGTCATGCCATGTCCAGAATGGGACCTTCCTCCAGAGGGTCTTCCAGGGCTGCCGCTGGCCCCTGGCCTGCAGCGGAGGCAG CAGCTACCGCACCGTGGTCCGGCCCCTCTACCGGGTGACCTACAAGACGCTCACGGCGCTGGAGTGGAGGTGCTGCCCCGGGCACGCTGGGGCCAACTGTGAGGAAG AGCCCCCCACCTTCCTCGCCCTGCGGGACACGGGgcaccccagccctgccccacgcCGGCCCCCACTGCGCCCTACGGCTTTCTCAG GGTGCCTGAACTGCAGCCACATCGGGGAGCTGACAGCCCGCCTCGCCACCCTGGAGGCACAG GTGGCCCGGCTGGCAGTGGCTGAACCCCCCGGCTCCTCTATCCGGAGCACGGAAAGCAGGCACCTCTGGGGTGCCCCCGCCGCCCGCGGCAGCCCCGGGGAGGACG GACGGCCTGGCTGGCGGGGCCCTCCTGGCCCTTCGGGGGACACAAGAGGACGGGGCCCATCGGGCGTCCCTGGGCTGCGGGGTCCAGTGGGGCCACCAG gccccccaggtccccctggCCGGGATGGAGAAAGGGGGGACCCTGGAGAGAAAGGCTCACCagggcccccaggaccccctggaCCCCCCGCCCCTGTGGGGCCAGTGATAGCCCGGAGCGCCGAGCCCA GGGACTCCATCCTCTCCAACACCGTCACCGAAGCAGCTGGGGGCATTGTGGGTCCCGTCGGTCCCCCAGGGCCCATGGGGCCAATAG gcccccccgggcccccaGGGCCCATCGGTCCTCCCGGCCCCCCAGGACCTGAG GGCGAAGCTGGGgcacctggagctgctggtcccCCCGGGGACAAGGGAGACAGG GGGGAGGGGGTGCACCAGCTCCGGGAGGCGCTCAAGATTTTAGCGGAGCGGGTTTTAATCTTGGAAACAATGATTGGGCTCTACG AATCGGAGCCTGGATCAGGCAGCAATCCCCCCGGCACAGCAGCCCCTGGACCCCCCCGCAGCAAGCGCGTCAGCCGCCAGACCCCCTACCGCATGATCACCCCCcctcggggacccccccccatgCAGTGA
- the EMID1 gene encoding EMI domain-containing protein 1 isoform X1 — translation MSRRPPAALGLCLSLCCLLPARAWGPARGNWCSYTVTRTVSCHVQNGTFLQRVFQGCRWPLACSGGSSYRTVVRPLYRVTYKTLTALEWRCCPGHAGANCEEEPPTFLALRDTGHPSPAPRRPPLRPTAFSGCLNCSHIGELTARLATLEAQVARLAVAEPPGSSIRSTESRHLWGAPAARGSPGEDGRPGWRGPPGPSGDTRGRGPSGVPGLRGPVGPPGPPGPPGRDGERGDPGEKGSPGPPGPPGPPAPVGPVIARSAEPRDSILSNTVTEAAGGIVGPVGPPGPMGPIGPPGPPGPIGPPGPPGPEGEAGAPGAAGPPGDKGDRGEPGPRGERGAWGEGVHQLREALKILAERVLILETMIGLYESEPGSGSNPPGTAAPGPPRSKRVSRQTPYRMITPPRGPPPMQ, via the exons ATgtcccgccgcccgcccgccgcgctCGGGCTGTGCCTGAgcctctgctgcctcctgcccgCCCGGGCCTGGGGCCCCGCCCGCGG CAACTGGTGCTCCTACACAGTGACACGGACGGTGTCATGCCATGTCCAGAATGGGACCTTCCTCCAGAGGGTCTTCCAGGGCTGCCGCTGGCCCCTGGCCTGCAGCGGAGGCAG CAGCTACCGCACCGTGGTCCGGCCCCTCTACCGGGTGACCTACAAGACGCTCACGGCGCTGGAGTGGAGGTGCTGCCCCGGGCACGCTGGGGCCAACTGTGAGGAAG AGCCCCCCACCTTCCTCGCCCTGCGGGACACGGGgcaccccagccctgccccacgcCGGCCCCCACTGCGCCCTACGGCTTTCTCAG GGTGCCTGAACTGCAGCCACATCGGGGAGCTGACAGCCCGCCTCGCCACCCTGGAGGCACAG GTGGCCCGGCTGGCAGTGGCTGAACCCCCCGGCTCCTCTATCCGGAGCACGGAAAGCAGGCACCTCTGGGGTGCCCCCGCCGCCCGCGGCAGCCCCGGGGAGGACG GACGGCCTGGCTGGCGGGGCCCTCCTGGCCCTTCGGGGGACACAAGAGGACGGGGCCCATCGGGCGTCCCTGGGCTGCGGGGTCCAGTGGGGCCACCAG gccccccaggtccccctggCCGGGATGGAGAAAGGGGGGACCCTGGAGAGAAAGGCTCACCagggcccccaggaccccctggaCCCCCCGCCCCTGTGGGGCCAGTGATAGCCCGGAGCGCCGAGCCCA GGGACTCCATCCTCTCCAACACCGTCACCGAAGCAGCTGGGGGCATTGTGGGTCCCGTCGGTCCCCCAGGGCCCATGGGGCCAATAG gcccccccgggcccccaGGGCCCATCGGTCCTCCCGGCCCCCCAGGACCTGAG GGCGAAGCTGGGgcacctggagctgctggtcccCCCGGGGACAAGGGAGACAGG GGCGAGCCGGGCCCCAGGGGCGAGAGGGGCGCTTGG GGGGAGGGGGTGCACCAGCTCCGGGAGGCGCTCAAGATTTTAGCGGAGCGGGTTTTAATCTTGGAAACAATGATTGGGCTCTACG AATCGGAGCCTGGATCAGGCAGCAATCCCCCCGGCACAGCAGCCCCTGGACCCCCCCGCAGCAAGCGCGTCAGCCGCCAGACCCCCTACCGCATGATCACCCCCcctcggggacccccccccatgCAGTGA